One part of the Salmo salar chromosome ssa10, Ssal_v3.1, whole genome shotgun sequence genome encodes these proteins:
- the myod1c gene encoding myoblast determination protein 1c, whose translation MELSDISFPITSADDFYDDPCFNTSDMHFFEDMDPRLVHVGLLKPDDHHHNEDEHIRAPSGHHQAGRCLLWACKACKRKTTNTDRRKAATMRERRRLGKVNDAFENLKRCTSNNPNQRLPKVEILRNAISYIESLQSLLRGQDGENYYPSLEHYNGDSDASSPRSNCSDGMMEYNAPTCTSARRSSYESSYFAETPNADARSKKNAVISSLDCLSSIVERISTDTSACTMLSVQEGSPCSPQEGSILSETGATVPSPTKCPQPSHDPIYQVL comes from the exons ATGGAGTTGTCGGATATTTCGTTCCCTATCACCTCCGCTGATGACTTTTATGACGACCCTTGCTTCAACACCAGCGACATGCATTTTTTCGAAGACATGGACCCCCGGTTAGTCCATGTTGGTCTCCTCAAGCCAGACGACCATCATCATAACGAAGACGAGCACATCAGGGCCCCAAGCGGGCACCACCAAGCCGGTAGGTGCCTCCTCTGGGCATGCAAAGCCTGCAAGAGGAAAACCACCAACACCGACCGGAGGAAGGCTGCTACCATGCGGGAGAGGAGGAGGCTGGGGAAGGTCAACGACGCCTTCGAGAACCTGAAGAGATGCACGTCGAACAACCCCAATCAGAGGCTTCCAAAGGTGGAGATCCTGAGAAATGCCATCAGCTACATCGagtctctgcagtctctgctCAGGGGCCAGGACGGCGAAAACTACTACCCTTCGCTGGAGCACTACAACGGGGACTCTGACGCATCCAGCCCACGGTCCAACTGCTCTGATGGAATG ATGGAATATAATGCCCCGACGTGCACGTCCGCAAGACGAAGCAGCTATGAAAGCTCTTATTTCGCGGAGACTCCAAATG CTGATGCCAGAAGCAAAAAGAACGCAGTCATCTCCAGTTTGGATTGTCTATCCAGCATCGTGGAGAGAATCTCAACAGACACGTCCGCGTGCACTATGTTATCAGTTCAGGAGGGTAGCCCCTGCTCTCCCCAAGAGGGATCTATCCTGAGCGAGACAGGGGCAACCGTGCCGTCACCGACCAAGTGCCCACAGCCCTCCCATGACCCCATCTACCAAGTGCTATGA